One Methanobrevibacter sp. V74 DNA window includes the following coding sequences:
- the hypF gene encoding carbamoyltransferase HypF — protein sequence MKALKILTEGIVQGVGFRPYVYRLAADLNLKGYVRNLGNVVEITVEGENALDFAKRLPLELPPIAKIDSMKVSEVEVENYSDFEIIESEDSYSGVSVIPPDIAICDRCLEEIRDPNDRRYKYPFNACTDCGPRFTVIESVPYDRIRTSMEEFPLCENCLSEYGQPLDRRYHGEAICCGDCGPQMAIYKGNEKLNVENPIKKGAEILSDGEILAIKGIGGTHLAVDAYNDEAINELRKRLNRPSQAFAVMCKDLESLKKYAQLSKREIETLTSNKRPIVILKKNENYNFPESLSPGLHNIGVMLPYSPMHYLLFDESNIDTLVMTSANIPGEPMVIDNAEIITGVNEYSLIHNRKILNRCDDSVIRFRNDELSFIRRSRGYTPEPYTISYETNDLDVLALGPELDVTFSIAKGNKAYPSQHIGNANKSKTLEFLKTAISNMERILKINEFDVIACDMHPHFFTTRLAHELSQKYGAEVLPVQHHHAHSAALANDHGIDELISIAADGVGYGSDSTSWGGEILYTDINSFERMGNLEPQLMPGGDAATKYPVRMLAGILKDDELIKKYADYFRYGEIEIKNIKKQIEAGINVGVSTSTGRVLDSMAVALEICHERTYEGECSMKLESAAYYSTKKLEIPVIIENNQLNTTEILREVVRLYQSGEKKADVASAGQIAVANGLSELAIQASDKKNIADIGATGGVFYNEAITDQVKNCIEKNGFNFIQHTNTCAGDGSVSLGQSIVAKKM from the coding sequence ATGAAGGCATTAAAGATTTTAACTGAAGGTATTGTCCAAGGAGTGGGATTTAGACCATATGTATATAGGCTAGCGGCTGACTTAAATCTAAAAGGATATGTTAGAAACCTTGGAAATGTGGTTGAAATCACAGTTGAGGGTGAAAATGCCCTTGATTTTGCAAAGAGACTTCCACTTGAATTACCCCCAATTGCAAAAATTGATTCAATGAAAGTTAGTGAAGTTGAAGTGGAAAATTATTCTGATTTTGAAATAATTGAAAGTGAAGATTCCTATTCAGGAGTTAGTGTAATACCTCCAGACATTGCAATATGTGACAGATGTCTGGAAGAAATTAGAGATCCTAATGATAGGCGCTATAAATATCCATTTAATGCATGTACCGATTGCGGACCCAGATTTACAGTTATTGAAAGTGTGCCTTATGATAGAATTAGAACCTCCATGGAGGAATTTCCATTATGTGAAAATTGCCTAAGTGAATACGGGCAACCCTTAGATAGACGGTATCATGGTGAAGCTATTTGTTGTGGTGATTGCGGACCTCAAATGGCCATTTATAAAGGAAATGAAAAACTAAATGTTGAAAATCCTATTAAAAAAGGTGCAGAAATCTTAAGTGATGGAGAAATACTTGCAATTAAAGGTATTGGAGGAACACATCTAGCAGTTGATGCTTATAACGATGAAGCAATAAATGAATTGAGAAAACGTCTGAACCGGCCAAGTCAAGCGTTTGCAGTAATGTGTAAAGATTTAGAAAGCTTGAAAAAATATGCCCAACTATCCAAACGAGAAATCGAAACATTAACCTCCAATAAAAGACCTATTGTTATTTTAAAGAAAAATGAAAATTATAACTTCCCTGAAAGCTTATCACCCGGTCTGCACAATATTGGAGTGATGCTTCCCTACTCACCAATGCATTACTTATTATTTGATGAAAGCAATATTGACACATTAGTTATGACATCAGCCAATATTCCAGGTGAACCAATGGTGATTGATAACGCTGAGATAATTACAGGCGTTAATGAATATTCCCTCATCCATAATCGTAAAATCCTAAACAGATGTGATGACTCTGTAATCAGATTTAGAAATGACGAGTTATCCTTTATTAGACGATCACGCGGATACACTCCAGAACCCTATACAATCAGTTATGAAACTAATGATTTGGATGTGCTTGCATTGGGCCCTGAACTTGATGTGACATTTTCAATAGCTAAAGGAAATAAAGCATATCCTTCACAGCACATTGGAAATGCAAACAAATCAAAAACATTAGAATTTTTAAAAACCGCAATTAGCAATATGGAAAGAATTCTAAAAATCAATGAATTTGATGTGATTGCCTGTGATATGCATCCTCATTTTTTTACTACACGTTTAGCACATGAATTATCTCAAAAGTATGGTGCAGAAGTCCTGCCAGTGCAACACCATCATGCACATTCAGCAGCACTTGCCAATGACCATGGAATTGATGAGCTGATTAGCATTGCTGCTGATGGAGTGGGATATGGAAGCGATTCAACTAGCTGGGGAGGAGAAATACTTTACACAGATATTAACTCGTTTGAAAGAATGGGCAATTTAGAGCCTCAGCTAATGCCCGGTGGAGATGCTGCAACAAAATATCCTGTAAGAATGCTTGCAGGTATCTTAAAAGATGATGAGCTAATAAAAAAGTATGCTGATTATTTCAGATATGGCGAAATTGAGATTAAAAACATTAAAAAACAAATTGAAGCTGGAATCAATGTAGGAGTAAGCACAAGTACAGGCAGAGTGCTTGATTCAATGGCTGTGGCCTTGGAAATTTGTCATGAGCGTACCTATGAAGGAGAATGCTCAATGAAACTTGAATCGGCTGCATATTACTCAACCAAAAAGCTAGAAATCCCTGTGATAATCGAAAATAATCAATTGAACACAACTGAAATTTTACGTGAAGTTGTAAGATTATACCAAAGTGGAGAAAAAAAGGCTGATGTTGCATCTGCAGGTCAAATTGCTGTGGCAAATGGCTTAAGCGAACTTGCAATTCAAGCATCCGATAAAAAGAATATCGCCGATATTGGAGCCACCGGAGGAGTATTTTATAATGAAGCCATTACCGATCAAGTTAAAAATTGCATTGAAAAAAATGGTTTTAATTTCATTCAACACACGAATACCTGTGCCGGAGATGGATCTGTATCTTTAGGTCAAAGTATTGTGGCTAAAAAAATGTAA
- a CDS encoding ABC transporter ATP-binding protein: MGIIGKIKNKINILSNDSDNTAEKLDNNVAVKVEHVSMEFKITKDKIDTLKEYVIRTIKRNKEEKEKIRVLDDISFEIYKGDKLGILGFNGAGKSTLLKILSGIYEPTYGKIRINGKVAPLLELSAGFDKNYTGKNNIYLNGAFLSMDKKLLDEKYDEIVEFSELGEFINYPVKNYSSGMRAKLGFSIATLIQPDILIVDEILSVGDIKFRKKSSEKINELMAEGVTVLLVSHSISQIRKICDKCIWIDNGKLVMEGPADEVCDAYVENAEGRKKNKKKKKNKK; encoded by the coding sequence ATGGGCATTATAGGAAAAATAAAAAATAAAATTAATATACTCTCCAATGACTCTGATAATACCGCTGAAAAACTTGATAATAATGTTGCGGTTAAAGTTGAACATGTATCAATGGAGTTTAAAATCACTAAAGATAAAATTGATACCTTGAAAGAGTATGTTATCCGAACTATTAAACGCAATAAAGAAGAAAAAGAGAAAATTAGAGTCTTAGATGATATCAGTTTTGAAATTTATAAAGGGGATAAGCTTGGAATTCTGGGATTTAATGGAGCTGGAAAAAGTACACTTTTAAAAATATTATCCGGAATATATGAACCTACATATGGAAAAATACGAATCAACGGTAAAGTTGCCCCATTATTGGAGTTGAGTGCTGGCTTTGATAAGAACTACACTGGAAAAAACAATATTTACTTAAATGGTGCTTTTTTAAGCATGGACAAAAAGCTACTTGATGAAAAATATGATGAGATTGTAGAGTTTTCAGAACTTGGTGAATTTATCAATTACCCAGTTAAGAATTACTCCTCAGGTATGAGAGCTAAATTAGGTTTTTCAATAGCCACTCTCATACAACCAGACATATTGATTGTAGATGAAATTTTATCTGTTGGAGATATTAAATTTAGAAAGAAAAGTTCTGAGAAAATTAATGAACTTATGGCTGAAGGAGTGACAGTATTGCTCGTTTCACATTCTATCAGCCAAATTAGAAAAATCTGTGACAAGTGTATTTGGATTGATAATGGAAAACTTGTCATGGAAGGTCCTGCTGATGAAGTTTGTGATGCATATGTCGAAAATGCTGAAGGCAGAAAAAAAAATAAGAAAAAAAAGAAAAATAAAAAATAA
- a CDS encoding phosphocholine cytidylyltransferase family protein: MIGVILSAGMGTRLMPLTKDIPKPLLEVNGMTLLERMMKNLMAEDIKEFIVIVGYNKDKVEDLVPKLKEKYSINIRILENEKYDVTNTSVSTYIASKYIEENQMDDFILINGDNVVDPEIIARIAERENTSLIVDNFKDLNEESFKLIIENEIFDEDKSIANGTIKEIGKGIDIPSSTGEFIGVSKVSKNDIVKFNEILEDLMDEDKQNYYDFAYKTLSNISTIDYVLTNGLKWTEIDDHNDWNQAQKLIDEFEN; this comes from the coding sequence ATGATTGGAGTAATTTTATCAGCAGGAATGGGCACTAGATTAATGCCACTTACAAAGGACATACCAAAACCATTACTTGAAGTGAATGGCATGACCTTACTTGAAAGAATGATGAAAAATTTAATGGCAGAAGATATTAAAGAATTTATTGTGATTGTTGGATACAATAAAGACAAAGTAGAAGATTTAGTTCCTAAATTAAAAGAAAAATATTCCATTAACATTAGAATTTTAGAAAATGAAAAATATGACGTTACCAACACTTCCGTTTCAACATATATCGCAAGCAAATACATTGAAGAAAATCAGATGGACGATTTTATATTAATTAATGGAGACAATGTTGTTGATCCTGAAATTATCGCAAGAATAGCTGAAAGAGAAAATACCAGTTTAATTGTAGATAATTTTAAAGATTTAAACGAGGAGTCATTTAAATTAATTATTGAAAATGAAATATTTGATGAAGATAAATCAATAGCCAATGGAACTATAAAAGAAATCGGAAAAGGGATTGATATTCCTAGTTCTACAGGGGAATTTATTGGTGTTTCAAAAGTATCTAAAAATGACATAGTTAAATTTAATGAAATTCTTGAAGACTTAATGGATGAAGATAAACAGAATTATTATGATTTTGCATATAAAACATTGAGCAATATCAGTACAATTGATTATGTTTTAACAAATGGACTTAAATGGACCGAGATTGATGACCATAACGATTGGAATCAAGCTCAAAAATTAATTGATGAGTTTGAAAACTAG
- the hisE gene encoding phosphoribosyl-ATP diphosphatase: MNNDEIIREVYEVLQSRRDNPIDSYTSNIMKDSDKKAEDKILEKIAEEAGEVIIASKNDENLVYESVDLIFHTLLLLVHKGIELDEIYEEFARRRK, from the coding sequence ATGAATAATGATGAAATCATAAGAGAAGTTTATGAAGTTTTACAATCAAGAAGAGACAATCCTATTGATTCTTATACATCTAATATCATGAAAGATAGTGATAAAAAAGCTGAAGATAAGATATTAGAAAAAATCGCTGAAGAAGCTGGAGAAGTAATAATAGCTTCTAAAAACGATGAAAATTTAGTTTATGAATCCGTTGATTTAATCTTCCACACTTTATTGCTTTTAGTTCATAAAGGAATAGAACTTGATGAAATCTATGAAGAGTTTGCTAGAAGGCGGAAGTGA
- a CDS encoding ArsR family transcriptional regulator, translating into MNNTNDIEKNERTRRNVEMPKGHIELRTNYNGPAEDMDVEDILDVMGCKTRRDIINLLREEPMFVSEISNELDIGQKAIIAHLRAMEDIGILNSSYRKILRGRPRKYYDLQNEVNIHITINRNNFDVQLTDDMLNTLQLPSGDEWSKLLDIEKRIDDGQLEAIDELKNQIRLYGNLLERAEYILERTMKTK; encoded by the coding sequence ATGAATAATACAAACGACATTGAGAAAAATGAAAGAACTCGCAGAAATGTCGAAATGCCTAAAGGTCACATAGAATTAAGAACTAACTACAATGGCCCTGCTGAAGACATGGATGTGGAAGATATCCTTGATGTAATGGGTTGTAAAACTAGAAGAGATATTATAAATCTTTTAAGAGAAGAACCTATGTTTGTAAGTGAAATTTCCAATGAACTGGACATTGGTCAAAAAGCTATTATTGCGCACCTTCGTGCAATGGAAGATATAGGTATCTTAAATTCTTCTTATAGAAAGATTTTAAGAGGTCGTCCACGTAAATACTACGATTTACAAAATGAAGTTAACATACATATTACGATTAATAGAAACAACTTCGATGTACAACTTACAGATGACATGCTCAATACATTACAACTACCATCTGGGGACGAATGGTCTAAATTATTAGACATTGAAAAAAGAATCGATGACGGTCAACTCGAAGCAATTGACGAGTTGAAAAATCAAATCAGATTATATGGCAATCTTTTAGAAAGAGCGGAATATATTCTTGAGAGAACCATGAAAACTAAATAA
- the gatB gene encoding Asp-tRNA(Asn)/Glu-tRNA(Gln) amidotransferase subunit GatB gives MMCGLEIHVQLETESKLFCDCPTNYQDAPINSNICPVCLNQPGAKPHPTNEKALENALMIALMLNCEIDQDVIYFMRKHYDYPDLPSGYQRTSVPIGIKGELNGIRIREIHAEEDPGQFKPDRGTVNFNRSGIPLVEIVTEPDIKSPEEARNFLKELIRVLQYSGGARGEGTMRADVNISINGGNRVEMKNVNSIKGAYKALKFELVRQKNLMKRGVEVKQETRAYLESQMITVGMRLKEDADDYRFITDPDLPPMKISDETIKRILDTMPEAPHNKVKRFVADYGIDEESAKVLTSELDLAISYEEVVKEVDSRFAAKWMRDELKRVLSYNKLDFADSGISVDDLVEYLKMIETKEITAKAAHKIIEQMPNSDKTPKEIAEELGLLGVVNEDETLSAVRQAIEENPKAVDDYLAGQKASLNFLVGQVMRLTRGKADPGETVKLLRENIE, from the coding sequence ATGATGTGTGGACTTGAAATCCACGTGCAATTAGAAACTGAATCAAAATTATTCTGTGATTGTCCTACAAATTACCAGGATGCACCAATTAATTCAAACATCTGTCCAGTTTGTCTTAATCAACCAGGTGCAAAACCACATCCTACAAATGAAAAAGCATTGGAAAATGCACTGATGATTGCTTTAATGCTTAACTGTGAAATTGATCAGGACGTCATTTATTTCATGAGAAAACATTATGACTATCCGGATTTGCCTTCAGGATATCAAAGAACTTCAGTTCCTATTGGAATTAAAGGTGAACTAAATGGAATTAGAATTAGAGAAATTCACGCTGAAGAAGACCCCGGTCAATTTAAACCAGACAGAGGTACTGTTAACTTCAACCGTTCAGGAATTCCGTTAGTTGAAATTGTAACTGAACCAGATATAAAATCTCCTGAAGAAGCAAGAAACTTCTTAAAAGAATTAATTCGAGTTTTGCAATATAGTGGAGGAGCTCGTGGAGAGGGAACCATGAGAGCAGATGTTAACATCTCCATCAATGGAGGAAACAGGGTAGAAATGAAAAACGTTAACTCCATTAAAGGTGCATACAAAGCATTGAAATTCGAACTTGTAAGGCAGAAAAATCTTATGAAAAGAGGAGTTGAAGTTAAGCAAGAAACTCGTGCATATCTTGAATCTCAAATGATTACTGTCGGAATGAGATTAAAAGAAGATGCTGATGATTATCGTTTTATTACAGACCCAGACCTTCCACCAATGAAAATTTCTGATGAAACTATCAAAAGAATCTTAGACACCATGCCTGAAGCACCTCACAATAAAGTGAAAAGATTCGTTGCAGATTACGGCATTGATGAAGAATCTGCTAAAGTATTGACTTCCGAACTCGATTTAGCTATTAGTTATGAAGAAGTTGTAAAAGAAGTTGATTCTAGATTTGCAGCTAAATGGATGAGGGATGAACTTAAAAGAGTATTATCCTATAATAAATTAGACTTTGCAGATAGTGGAATTAGTGTCGATGATTTAGTTGAATACTTAAAAATGATTGAAACAAAAGAAATTACCGCTAAAGCAGCTCATAAAATCATTGAACAAATGCCAAACAGTGATAAAACACCTAAAGAAATTGCTGAAGAATTAGGTTTGCTTGGTGTTGTAAATGAAGATGAGACATTATCCGCTGTTAGACAAGCTATTGAGGAAAATCCAAAAGCAGTTGATGATTACTTAGCTGGTCAAAAAGCTTCACTTAACTTCTTAGTGGGTCAAGTAATGAGATTAACCCGTGGAAAAGCAGACCCTGGAGAAACTGTTAAACTTTTAAGAGAAAATATAGAATAG
- a CDS encoding GNAT family N-acetyltransferase — protein sequence MKYEIFNPEIHDVSKVAKLVYDVDFRTFDMLFKSSNGAIKSISKSLKDEDLETFLVILNDDYEIIGILIYYVNKFPKHFNFKSLRLLIVDILDYFVLCDVKPGDLYVAELAIDNSLRGQGLGRKVLVDVINWARDEDLNRVLLDADFRNNGAYRLYEKMGFKEFNKKRVKFLNFERGMHNMEYNLK from the coding sequence ATGAAATATGAAATTTTTAATCCTGAAATACATGATGTATCTAAAGTAGCTAAGCTAGTTTATGATGTTGACTTTAGAACATTTGACATGCTTTTTAAAAGTTCTAATGGCGCTATCAAATCCATTTCTAAAAGCTTAAAAGATGAAGATCTAGAAACATTCCTTGTAATATTAAATGATGATTATGAGATTATAGGTATTTTGATTTACTATGTAAATAAATTTCCAAAGCATTTCAATTTCAAATCTCTAAGGTTATTAATTGTAGATATCCTAGATTACTTTGTTTTATGTGACGTCAAACCTGGAGATTTATATGTAGCCGAGCTGGCAATCGACAATAGTTTAAGAGGCCAAGGTTTAGGTAGAAAAGTTTTAGTTGATGTAATCAATTGGGCTCGTGATGAAGATTTAAATAGAGTGCTTTTGGATGCTGACTTTAGAAATAATGGAGCTTACAGGCTTTATGAAAAAATGGGGTTTAAAGAATTCAATAAAAAAAGAGTAAAATTCCTCAATTTTGAAAGAGGAATGCACAATATGGAATATAATTTAAAATGA
- a CDS encoding CBS domain-containing protein, which yields MAEKKSFVKDYMTRDVISVSPDTETDKIIDLMKESHHNSYPVVKNNKLVGMVTAFDVVAKEWADTVSGIMSTNLVVANQDLSINDASRVMFRKGISRMPVVDADGALVGIITNTDMVRSHIERSTPNKVEYFKKTMEQLYGIKTTLKHMPVETKKLRPTQDRVYADELEGRAYELEKGLAEPAIVVKTDDRWILVDGHHRAVASVQRGYETVDSYVVDLGKDIKLGMEKTADKAGIKTFDDIEIIDDDKHPLIAITESMQDQESNGDDDE from the coding sequence ATGGCAGAGAAAAAGTCTTTTGTAAAAGATTATATGACCCGAGATGTAATTTCTGTTTCTCCAGACACTGAAACTGACAAAATAATAGATTTAATGAAAGAAAGTCACCACAACAGTTACCCTGTTGTTAAAAACAATAAACTGGTGGGAATGGTAACTGCATTTGATGTTGTGGCAAAGGAATGGGCAGACACAGTTTCAGGAATAATGAGTACTAACCTAGTTGTCGCTAATCAAGATTTATCAATAAACGATGCTTCTAGAGTAATGTTTAGAAAGGGCATTTCAAGAATGCCTGTTGTAGATGCTGATGGAGCATTAGTTGGCATTATTACAAATACTGATATGGTCAGGTCACATATTGAAAGATCCACACCAAATAAAGTGGAATACTTTAAAAAGACTATGGAACAATTATATGGCATTAAAACTACCTTGAAACATATGCCTGTTGAAACTAAAAAATTAAGGCCTACACAAGACAGAGTTTATGCAGATGAACTTGAAGGAAGAGCTTATGAGTTGGAAAAAGGATTGGCCGAACCTGCAATTGTTGTTAAAACTGATGATAGATGGATTTTAGTTGATGGGCATCACAGAGCAGTAGCTTCAGTCCAAAGAGGTTATGAAACTGTTGACTCTTATGTTGTTGATTTAGGCAAAGATATCAAATTAGGTATGGAAAAAACTGCTGATAAAGCAGGTATTAAAACATTTGATGATATTGAAATTATTGACGATGATAAACATCCATTAATTGCAATTACTGAAAGTATGCAAGATCAAGAATCAAACGGTGATGATGATGAATAA
- a CDS encoding nucleotide exchange factor GrpE, which translates to MTDENKGKTEVKDEDIQEKYEELLEKLTSKDEEIEKLEKNLEKSENETQEYISLSQRLQADFENFKKITDKRNQDLIKFANENVIKSFLDCYEDFGRALETEKDEDLRNGVELIYNKFSDVLKKEGVNEIPTNGEKFDLNKHEALIVQESDDVENGYIIEELMKGYMYKDKVLKYSKVIVCKK; encoded by the coding sequence ATGACTGACGAAAATAAAGGCAAAACTGAAGTTAAAGACGAAGATATTCAGGAAAAATATGAAGAACTTCTTGAAAAGTTAACTTCAAAAGATGAAGAAATTGAAAAGCTCGAAAAAAATCTTGAAAAATCCGAAAATGAAACTCAAGAATATATCTCGCTATCACAAAGACTTCAAGCGGATTTTGAAAATTTCAAAAAAATTACTGACAAAAGAAATCAAGATTTAATAAAATTCGCAAATGAAAATGTTATAAAATCATTTCTTGATTGCTATGAAGACTTTGGAAGAGCTTTAGAAACTGAAAAAGATGAAGATTTAAGAAATGGTGTAGAACTCATATATAATAAATTCAGTGATGTTTTGAAAAAAGAAGGAGTTAATGAAATTCCCACAAATGGTGAAAAATTCGACTTAAACAAACATGAAGCATTGATAGTGCAAGAATCCGACGATGTTGAAAATGGATACATTATTGAAGAGTTGATGAAAGGATATATGTATAAAGACAAGGTTCTTAAATATTCAAAAGTTATAGTTTGTAAAAAATAA
- the larB gene encoding nickel pincer cofactor biosynthesis protein LarB has product MKDILEKLANGQLDIDQAEQLLKADNILEFDDIAKFDIKRSERTGFPEAIFSPSKDYDDLITIIKNFLKKSDDDLIITKLSSERYEKIERDLGENSYIFDYNRRAHILIIRKEITKKDPIAKIGIITAGTSDINIAEEARVIVEEGGCESITSYDIGVAGIHRLFPQIAYMVGQGVRAFIVCAGMEGALPSVVAGLVDVPVIAVPTSVGYGVGEGGRVALDAMLQSCAPGIAVVNIDNGFGAGVFALTIVNSD; this is encoded by the coding sequence ATGAAAGATATTCTTGAAAAATTAGCTAATGGCCAACTTGATATTGACCAAGCAGAACAACTTCTAAAAGCGGATAATATTTTAGAATTTGATGATATTGCTAAGTTTGATATTAAACGCAGTGAGAGAACAGGTTTTCCAGAAGCAATATTTTCTCCAAGTAAAGATTATGACGATTTAATTACAATAATCAAAAATTTCCTTAAAAAAAGTGATGATGACTTGATAATTACAAAATTGTCATCTGAGAGGTATGAAAAGATAGAAAGGGATTTAGGCGAAAATTCATATATTTTTGACTATAACAGACGAGCTCACATTTTAATAATTAGAAAAGAAATAACAAAAAAAGATCCTATTGCAAAAATTGGCATTATAACTGCCGGAACATCTGACATTAATATTGCAGAAGAAGCCCGTGTAATAGTTGAAGAAGGAGGATGTGAATCAATTACCTCTTATGATATTGGTGTTGCAGGAATCCATAGGCTTTTTCCTCAAATTGCATATATGGTTGGTCAGGGCGTTAGGGCATTTATAGTTTGCGCTGGAATGGAAGGGGCGTTGCCTTCTGTTGTTGCGGGCCTTGTAGATGTGCCTGTAATTGCCGTTCCAACTTCTGTAGGTTATGGTGTTGGAGAAGGTGGCAGGGTAGCTCTAGATGCAATGCTTCAATCATGTGCTCCTGGAATTGCAGTTGTAAATATCGATAATGGATTTGGCGCTGGAGTATTCGCATTAACAATTGTAAATAGTGATTAA
- a CDS encoding ABC transporter permease: MFDTNSEKKFLLTELVKKNLTSKYKDSVLGILWSFFNPLLTMLVFTLIFSMLFGRNIQNYPVYYLAGRLAFDFYNHGTKGAMNSIRKDANLLKKIYVPKLMFPISSVCYEFVNFLISFVILFGVMLITGAPFHITLIYTIIPLSFLVVLVFGVGLILAVCNTYFTDIGYLYNVFTLVLLYASAMFYPIEIVPSQVQFIFTLNPVYCAMSCFRQCVYGAIPDFTMILYLGAFAFTTLGIGILLFNIYDKKLVLEL, translated from the coding sequence ATGTTTGACACAAATTCGGAAAAAAAATTTTTGCTAACAGAGCTAGTTAAAAAGAATTTAACTTCAAAATATAAAGATTCCGTTTTAGGAATTTTATGGAGTTTTTTCAATCCTCTCTTAACTATGTTAGTATTTACATTAATCTTTTCCATGCTGTTTGGAAGAAATATTCAAAACTATCCTGTTTACTATTTAGCAGGAAGATTGGCATTTGATTTTTACAACCATGGGACTAAAGGAGCTATGAACTCAATTAGAAAGGATGCTAATTTATTAAAAAAGATTTATGTTCCAAAACTGATGTTCCCTATTAGTTCTGTTTGTTATGAATTTGTTAACTTTTTAATATCTTTCGTGATATTGTTTGGAGTTATGCTAATTACCGGAGCACCTTTCCATATAACATTAATATACACTATAATTCCTCTTTCTTTTTTAGTGGTATTGGTATTTGGAGTTGGGCTTATATTAGCAGTTTGCAATACTTATTTCACAGATATCGGATACCTGTACAACGTATTTACTTTAGTATTATTATATGCATCTGCAATGTTTTATCCAATCGAGATTGTTCCTTCACAAGTACAATTCATATTTACCCTGAATCCCGTTTATTGTGCAATGTCCTGTTTTAGACAATGCGTATACGGAGCAATACCTGATTTCACAATGATACTTTATTTAGGGGCATTTGCATTTACTACATTAGGAATAGGAATATTATTATTTAATATCTATGATAAAAAATTAGTTTTAGAATTATAA